GGATTAACACCGACTGGAAATTGTCCATCCGCACACTACGGAACAAATCTAGCATGGTCCCTTCATAGAAGCCCGAGGGACGTGGTTTAATTTCACCATAACCAAATAAGTTACAGACTTGACATAGCACTTCGGCAGCTTTTAAGGTAGCGGCGTTATCACTATCAAAATTGTCGCCATCCGAGCAATGAAAAGCGTAAATATTCCACAGCGAGGGATGATAACGATTCTGAATAATTTCTAAAGCCTTGCTATAGCCTGAAGAAATAAAGGTACCCCCCGCTTCACCTTTATGAAAAAACTCTTCCTCCGTCACTTCTCTGGCTTTAGTATGATGGGCAATAAAAACCACATCCACATTAACGTAACGGGAACGGACAAACTGGTAGAGCAAAAAGAAAAAACTCCGCGCTAGATATTTCTTTAATGTATCCATAGAGCCAGAAGTATCCATAATACAAAATACTACCGCATTCGACTGAGGACGCATATCCTCCCGCAGCCGATGATAGCGCATATCATCCCGATGGAAGGGGAAACGGTGCTTTGTCTCATTATCTTCAGCATCTTTATCGCTTGCTAAACGCCGTCGAATACGAGATTTAGCCGTGCGCCGCTTATCCATATGGACTCGCACGCCAACCCGGCGGAAGCCTTTTCGTTTACTGGTACGCTCCGATAACACTTCACGGAAACGTTTACGTTCCATATCTGGCAACTCCAGGTCTTCAAGCATGATCTCGATCAGTTCTTCCAGAGTGATTTCAGTCTCATAATAATCCATGCCAGGACGATCACCCGCATGACCCGGACCGCCATCTCCTTGGGGCACCTGGCCAACAGTTTGGCCTGGCTCCGAATCCCCTTGGCCTGTGCCTACCCCTGGCGTATTCTGTCCATAAACAAAGCGATATTCCCGGATACCTCGAATGGGAACTTTAATAATACGATCACGGCTTTGGCCAATAATTGATTCCTCAGCAACAATGTCAGCCACATTATCACGGATCGCTTTGCGGACCTTTTGCCGATGCCGCAACCGATCCTTTGCACTGCGATCAGAGCGTAAGGCATCCGATTGAGAATAAGCACGAAATACTGTGGTCATAGCCTTTTCATCTTTTTTCAGACACTTCTATTCCAAACCCGGTACAGGCAAGGTGCCTTCCCTTTTATCCCTAATCCTTCCAAAGATTATTTGCGGCATATTTCAACACCACCTCTGCTGAGTGCTCGTTATAGCCCCG
This sequence is a window from Nitrosococcus oceani ATCC 19707. Protein-coding genes within it:
- a CDS encoding YeaH/YhbH family protein, which gives rise to MTTVFRAYSQSDALRSDRSAKDRLRHRQKVRKAIRDNVADIVAEESIIGQSRDRIIKVPIRGIREYRFVYGQNTPGVGTGQGDSEPGQTVGQVPQGDGGPGHAGDRPGMDYYETEITLEELIEIMLEDLELPDMERKRFREVLSERTSKRKGFRRVGVRVHMDKRRTAKSRIRRRLASDKDAEDNETKHRFPFHRDDMRYHRLREDMRPQSNAVVFCIMDTSGSMDTLKKYLARSFFFLLYQFVRSRYVNVDVVFIAHHTKAREVTEEEFFHKGEAGGTFISSGYSKALEIIQNRYHPSLWNIYAFHCSDGDNFDSDNAATLKAAEVLCQVCNLFGYGEIKPRPSGFYEGTMLDLFRSVRMDNFQSVLIQRKEDIWPSFRQLLSRESESSKYDE